One window from the genome of Artemia franciscana chromosome 12, ASM3288406v1, whole genome shotgun sequence encodes:
- the LOC136033750 gene encoding uncharacterized protein LOC136033750 has translation MKVLILLSSLIALSCSQYSIPVNPPLVQIASPSYSQSQLPAGSQAGGIRPVIFNYKATKSNSKSNTYYKPSPIPNAAKAPFPQQPLPNFPGKAQQELPKAPTSFFQQTSYQSKIVKQQNINPRPNSIIPVANLPVQNSPPVAKPYSSVKGNGGTAQYVSNSIQGSQGGQKTSYNTVKTVSQISQPSFSPLKPVSQNFQTSIVPQQATRAKGIKAQYNGLSPVQGQIPAPVDQSLKFGKSSYSGTQSGVTKGAFKSQNVQAFSSGQNIKQGYPKEIPSNPQALIPPPTAGQVIYARPTPAPVKISYETPSSKVSINGVTSPFQYSTTASLIEVTTPVPFTSNGFDQSNEYKGSAGGAIRNGGGFQNNAVQQNYRQKLISGSGTEANFQQPIPSPLEQPPQSFGPTEPGYKGNQASIVGGSQFSPQSASYNNGVPAKSLNTKVISAPENAYGNVNTAAISSAINQVNSQSSFQNNKEFNSQVNQFGSQSDYQSKTTENFGFKSGNQQDFVKQTQFEQKENSNAGYKKQVESAQGSEGQEQFFEEVQENTQVNNGGSGFSSLSDQTFSNGQSENAGKYGDQGSTVGSGFELEDVRQYEKR, from the exons ATGAAG GTGCTGATTCTACTGTCCTCACTGATTGCCTTGTCATGCTCACAATATTCAATCCCAGTGAATCCACCCTTGGTGCAAATTGCAAGCCCGTCCTACAGTCAAAGTCAGCTGCCTGCTGGGTCACAAGCAGGGGGAATACGACCAGTAATTTTCAACTACAAAGCAACAAAGTCCAATTCCAAATCAAATACTTATTATAAACCGAGCCCGATCCCAAACGCTGCCAAGGCTCCATTTCCTCAGCAACCACTACCAAATTTCCCAGGAAAGGCACAACAGGAGTTACCAAAAGCTCCTacatctttttttcaacaaacatcaTATCAGTCAAAGATTGTGAAGCAACAAAATATAAACCCACGTCCGAACAGTATAATACCCGTGGCTAATTTGCCAGTACAGAATTCACCACCCGTAGCAAAGCCATATAGTTCAGTCAAAGGAAATGGAGGCACTGCCCAATATGTTAGTAATTCAATTCAAGGTAGTCAAGGAGGACAAAAAACTTCTTACAATACAGTGAAAACCGTGTCACAAATTTCACAACCGTCATTCTCCCCTCTGAAGCCAGTCAGCCAAAATTTCCAAACATCTATTGTGCCACAACAGGCAACAAGAGCAAAAGGTATAAAAGCACAATATAATGGGCTATCTCCGGTGCAAGGTCAAATTCCAGCTCCAGTGGACCAGTCTTTAAAGTTCGGTAAATCTTCTTATAGTGGGACGCAGTCAGGAGTGACTAAAGGTGCATTCAAGTCACAGAATGTCCAAGCTTTTTCATCTGGCCAGAACATAAAACAAGGTTACCCCAAAGAAATTCCTTCCAATCCCCAAGCCCTCATTCCTCCACCAACAGCAGGACAAGTCATATATGCGAGACCAACCCCAGCACCGGTGAAAATCAGCTATGAAACCCCATCATCGAAAGTGTCAATAAATGGAGTAACAAGCCCTTTCCAATATTCCACAACTGCTAGTCTCATCGAGGTTACAACTCCTGTTCCATTCACAAGTAATGGCTTTGATCAGTCCAATGAATACAAAGGATCAGCAGGGGGAGCCATAAGAAACGGGGGAGGCTTCCAAAATAATGCGGTTCAGCAGAATTATCGGCAAAAGTTGATTTCTGGGAGTGGTACTGAGGCAAATTTCCAACAGCCGATACCATCACCCCTAGAGCAGCCACCTCAATCTTTTGGACCAACCGAACCAGGGTATAAAGGAAACCAAGCATCAATCGTGGGTGGATCACAGTTTTCTCCCCAATCAGCTTCTTATAACAATGGTGTCCCAGCTAAAAGCCTAAACACAAAAGTTATATCAGCACCTGAAAACGCATACGGCAATGTAAATACTGCAGCAATATCATCCGCAATTAATCAGGTCAATTCGCAGTCAAGCTTTCagaataataaagaatttaattcACAAGTAAATCAGTTCGGTTCTCAATCAGACTACCAAAGCAAAACTActgaaaattttggttttaaatctGGGAACCAGCAAGATTTTGTGAAACAGACACAGTTCGAGCAAAAGGAAAATTCTAATGCCGGGTATAAGAAACAAGTAGAATCAGCTCAAGGAAGTGAGGGACAAGAACAATTTTTCGAAGAAGTTCAAGAAAACACGCAAGTGAACAACGGCGGTAGTGGCTTTTCCAGTCTATCTGACCAAACATTTTCGAATGGTCAGTCTGAAAATGCAGGAAAGTATGGAGATCAAGGCAGTACAGTTGGTTCAGGATTTGAGCTAGAAGATGTAAGACAATATGAAAAAAGATGA
- the LOC136033751 gene encoding uncharacterized protein LOC136033751, with amino-acid sequence MKVFIIASLVALAAAQQYPAPAPAYKQDYKNEYRPYNFEWAVKDDASYNDYNHQQYSDASGNTQGSYRTLLPDGRIQTVTYNVSPYGGYVADVKYEGEARYDYKPAYKAPAAYPAPGYKTPAYPAQPAYRN; translated from the coding sequence GTTTTTATTATCGCATCTTTGGTCGCCCTTGCCGCTGCCCAGCAGTATCCTGCCCCAGCACCTGCCTACAAACAAGATTACAAGAATGAATACAGGCCGTATAACTTTGAATGGGCTGTTAAGGATGATGCCTCTTACAATGATTATAACCATCAGCAGTACTCTGATGCAAGTGGCAACACTCAAGGATCTTACAGAACCCTTCTTCCTGATGGTCGTATCCAAACTGTGACCTACAATGTAAGCCCCTATGGAGGATATGTGGCTGATGTCAAATATGAAGGAGAGGCTCGTTATGACTACAAGCCTGCCTACAAGGCACCAGCTGCTTATCCCGCTCCAGGGTACAAGACTCCAGCTTACCCTGCTCAGCCTGCTTACAGAAACTAG